The nucleotide window ATAAAACTTCAAAATTTTTAAAAATCTTCTCACTTATTATAAGATGTAATGAAGTCAGGTATATGATTAAAGAAATTAATGGAACAATACCAAAAATTACGAATCTTCTAAAATCAAAATTTGTTCTTTTAATTTCTGGATTTTTTAATTTAAAAATAAAATAGCTAATAAAAAAGCCAACAGCAACAGGGAGTATGCATTTCGTTAATTTGTTTGCAATGGGTGATAAGGTTACATTTATAAAAGGAAGTATATAATCAAATAAAGCATAAATGGAGATGGAAATTAATACTAAAACTAAATAAATTACCAAAATTGACTTTTTCACATTTTTTTCCTTAACAATTTATAAATTATTTGATTGATATATTACTAGATATCTTTAACTTTTTAAACATTATCTTTTACTTATTCATTTTTCCTTTAGGTGAGATGGTTTTTTACTTAAGTTATCTTTCTATTCTAAACTCAATTTAAGGAAGGGTAGAAGATAGTCAGTTGGGACTCCTAAAAATGTTTTTCTCCAAACTCTATCACAAGTATTACAGGGGCTCATATTTTTAATTTCACCATTTGAGATCGTTTCTCTAAGATTTATTAATTTTTCACTATTAAAAATATCCACTAAGGAATTCTTCTTAACATCCCCAATTGAGATCTTTCCGAACCAATCCTGTGGACAGGGAGCAACTTTCCCATCATAAAATATTGTTAATGAATACCATAAAAAGGGACATGGTACATATTTGAAGCCTATTTTTTTTAATTCATCTACATTTTCTAATAATGAAATACTACCTCCCCAGTTATGAGGTATTCTTACTACAAATTCGTCAAGTGAAAGACCTTCAAAGTTTTTAAGAAATAGCTTTTTTTGTTCTTTTATTTTTTCCTTATCATATCCGTTTGTATATTCCATTACCTGAATTCTTGTGTATGGAATATCTGTTTTCATTTCTTTCTTTAATTTTAGAAGTTCAATAATTTTTGAAAGGGTTTTTTCATATTTAGCGGGAATTCTGTTTGATTCATACATCCCTTTATCATAACCATCAAAAGAGAATGAAATGAAATCAAGCTTTGCATTAATGAGCTCTGTTGAAAGATTTTTATTTAAAACTGTTGCGTTTGTGTGTAAAACAGTTTTTATATTTTTTGAATTTATATATTTAATCATATCTACTATCTGAGGATGAAGAAGTGATTCGCCTCTATGGAAAAGATATATATCATGAAGATAATCACATGATTGATCAATTATATCTTTAAAAAGTTTCCAGTCCATAAATCCCTTTTGTTCTTTTGGGATATCCTTATTGGGACATAGTCTGCATCTCAAATTGCAAACATTAGTAGTTTCAATCCAGAGTTTTGTTGGTTTATAGGAAAGGGTACTATTTCTTCTTATATAATTAAGGTAGATTCTAAATAAATTAAATATTTTCCTGGTTTTTTCCATTTCTAATCCAGTATTTTTTTAACAAAATAGATTGGCTTATTTTGTGCTTCATGATATGTTCTAACAGCAAGTTCTCCTAAAAGACCCATAGAAATAAACTGAAATCCTAAAAAGATAAGAAGAACTGCTAATAGCAGTAATGGTCTATCTCCAATGGATTGTTTCTGTACAAGTTTTACATATGATAAAAAAAGTGCAATTAGAAATCCTAAAAATGCAGTTATTATTCCTAAAGACCCAAAAATTTGAATTGGTCTTGTTGAGTAACTAAGTAAGAATTTTAATGTAATAAGGTCTAAAATAACTCTCGGTGTTCTTGATAATCCATATTTTGATTTTCCGAATTTTCTTTTATGATGAGAAACTGGGATTTCTGTAACATCTATACCTATCCAACTTGCTAATGCAGGAATATATCTGTGCATTTCACCATAAAGTTGTACATTTTTTACTACATCTTTAGAGTATGCTTTTAAAGTACAACCATAATCGTGAAGATGAATGCCTGCTAAAATAGAAACAAGCCAATTCGCAATTTTAGAGGGAACTTTTCTTGTTAGAAAAGGGTCTTTCCTGTCTTTTCTCCAGCCACTCACAACATCATATCCTTCTTCCATTTTTTCTAATATCTTAGGGATATCTTTCGGGTCATTTTGTAGGTCAGCATCTATTGTTACAATTACATTTCCTGCAGAATAATCAAATCCAGCTGAAATTGCTGCTGTTTGACCATAGTTTCTTCGAAACTGAATAACTTTATATTTTGGATTTCTTTTATGAATTTCAGCCAATTTATCAGTAGTTCCATCTGTACTTCCATCATCAATAAGCAATACCTCATAACTTTTATCTAATTTTGATAAAACCTCCTCCAAACTCTTATACAATCTTTCAACATTGTCTGCCTCATTATAGACTGGAATTACTACTGATAAGTCTAAATTTCTTTCTTCATTTCTTTCAATTTTTGAATTTTTTGAAATTTGCAAGCTTTTTCTCCTAAGAATTTTTTTGTTTTTAATAAAAATTATTATTAGATATATTATTAAATATTATCATTAGAAATCTGGAATTGCAGGTATTTTTCTCTTATGAACAGATTTAATAATCATTTCTTCCATATTTTCTTTAAAAGACTTCTCAATCCTTCCTGAGATTATATATTTATCTATTTGGTTATAAGTTACTCCCATCTCACCTTCATCAGTTTGTCCTTTCCACAAGCCTCCTGAGGGTGGTTTTTCAATAATTTTTTTAGGAATTTTTAAATATTTTGCAAGTTCTCTTACCTGTGATTTTAAGAGATTACCAAGCGGAAGTATATCTACACCCCCATCTCCATATTTTGTAAAATATCCAACTGCAAGTTCACTCCTATTACCTGTTCCAACTACTAAATAGTTCAAGCTATTTGCAAAATAATAAAGAGTTAACATCCTTAGTCTTGGCTTTAAGTTTGCTTTTGCAATTTGGTAACTTTTTTTATCCAGAGCAATCTTGGGTAAGATGGATATTAAATTATTATATACTTCATCTAAAACAACTTCTTTGCAAGGGATAGAAAACTTATTTATGATAAGATATGCGTCTTTTATATCCTTTTTAATGCTATTGCAGGGCATAATTAACGCAAGACATCTATTTTTTAGTGATTCCTTGCAAAGAACAGCTGTAACTGATGAATCTATTCCTCCGCTTAAACCAAAAACCACACCACTAGTTCCAGCCATTTCAACCTGTTGTCTTATCCAACTAACTAATTTATTTTTTAGCTCTTCCATCTTATTCCTTTTGATTTAGATACCATTTTACAAACTTTTCTATTCCTTCTTCAATACTGACCTTGGGTGAGTACCCTAGTAATTTTTCTGCTTTAGAAACATCTGCATACGTTCTTTCAACATCTCCTGATTGAGGAGGTAAAAAACTCAACTTTGATTTTTTCTCCATCTTTTCTTGAATTAAATTTACTAAATCCAGTAGTTTTATTGGATCTGAACTACCTAAATTTATAATTTCAAATCCTAAATCTTTTTTTATTGCAGATTTTATTCCATCCAATATGTCGGTAATATAAGTATAATCTCTACTGCTACTTCCATCACCATATATTGGTATTAGTTCATTATTATTCATAAGTCTTGTAAATTTATGAATTGCCATCTCAGGTCTCTGTCTTGGTCCATAAACAGTAAAAAATCTCAAGCAGGTGATAGGGATTTTGTAGAGATGATAATAATTGTAGCAAAGTAATTCCGCACCTTTTTTAGTGGCAGCATAAGGAGATATCGGTTCATCAACCTTGTTATTTTCACTGAAAGGAACTTCGCTATTACCGTAGATAGAAGACGAAGAACCAAAAATCATTTTTTTAATTTTATATTTCTTACACATTTCAAGTAAATTTAAAGTACCCAAGACATTTACTTTTGTGTATAATTCTGGATTTTTTATTGAGCCTCTTACACCAGCTTGAGCAGCCATATGTACTAAAATATCAATATCAAATGATGAAAAAATCTCATTTAAAAGATCTTTATCCAAAATGTCGCCTTCTAATAGTTTAAAATTTGGATTTTCTTGAGCATTTGAAATATTTTTCCACTTAATTTCTGGGTCATAGTATGGATTGAAGTTATCAATTACAACAACATTTTCTCCCGATGAAAGAAGCTCATCTACAATATGGGACCCTATAAATCCTGCTCCACCTGTTATTAGAAATCTCATAGATAAGTCTCCTTTTTTTAAATTTGTCTAATTATACATCAATATGGGATTTTTTTATAAGAGGAACTTTTTATTTATATTTAATTATGTGTATAATTAAGCATAAATTAAACAAA belongs to Actinomycetota bacterium and includes:
- a CDS encoding SPASM domain-containing protein translates to MEKTRKIFNLFRIYLNYIRRNSTLSYKPTKLWIETTNVCNLRCRLCPNKDIPKEQKGFMDWKLFKDIIDQSCDYLHDIYLFHRGESLLHPQIVDMIKYINSKNIKTVLHTNATVLNKNLSTELINAKLDFISFSFDGYDKGMYESNRIPAKYEKTLSKIIELLKLKKEMKTDIPYTRIQVMEYTNGYDKEKIKEQKKLFLKNFEGLSLDEFVVRIPHNWGGSISLLENVDELKKIGFKYVPCPFLWYSLTIFYDGKVAPCPQDWFGKISIGDVKKNSLVDIFNSEKLINLRETISNGEIKNMSPCNTCDRVWRKTFLGVPTDYLLPFLKLSLE
- a CDS encoding glycosyltransferase family 2 protein, encoding MERNEERNLDLSVVIPVYNEADNVERLYKSLEEVLSKLDKSYEVLLIDDGSTDGTTDKLAEIHKRNPKYKVIQFRRNYGQTAAISAGFDYSAGNVIVTIDADLQNDPKDIPKILEKMEEGYDVVSGWRKDRKDPFLTRKVPSKIANWLVSILAGIHLHDYGCTLKAYSKDVVKNVQLYGEMHRYIPALASWIGIDVTEIPVSHHKRKFGKSKYGLSRTPRVILDLITLKFLLSYSTRPIQIFGSLGIITAFLGFLIALFLSYVKLVQKQSIGDRPLLLLAVLLIFLGFQFISMGLLGELAVRTYHEAQNKPIYFVKKILD
- the nadE gene encoding NAD(+) synthase; translated protein: MEELKNKLVSWIRQQVEMAGTSGVVFGLSGGIDSSVTAVLCKESLKNRCLALIMPCNSIKKDIKDAYLIINKFSIPCKEVVLDEVYNNLISILPKIALDKKSYQIAKANLKPRLRMLTLYYFANSLNYLVVGTGNRSELAVGYFTKYGDGGVDILPLGNLLKSQVRELAKYLKIPKKIIEKPPSGGLWKGQTDEGEMGVTYNQIDKYIISGRIEKSFKENMEEMIIKSVHKRKIPAIPDF
- a CDS encoding GDP-mannose 4,6-dehydratase, with protein sequence MRFLITGGAGFIGSHIVDELLSSGENVVVIDNFNPYYDPEIKWKNISNAQENPNFKLLEGDILDKDLLNEIFSSFDIDILVHMAAQAGVRGSIKNPELYTKVNVLGTLNLLEMCKKYKIKKMIFGSSSSIYGNSEVPFSENNKVDEPISPYAATKKGAELLCYNYYHLYKIPITCLRFFTVYGPRQRPEMAIHKFTRLMNNNELIPIYGDGSSSRDYTYITDILDGIKSAIKKDLGFEIINLGSSDPIKLLDLVNLIQEKMEKKSKLSFLPPQSGDVERTYADVSKAEKLLGYSPKVSIEEGIEKFVKWYLNQKE